In Triticum urartu cultivar G1812 chromosome 6, Tu2.1, whole genome shotgun sequence, the following proteins share a genomic window:
- the LOC125513727 gene encoding B-box zinc finger protein 25-like yields the protein MHHSRSPASGSLSSSSPVPPPLLPRSSLISSPAQPSKSALRPARKQEGGGMKIQCDSCGVAAATVVCCADEAALCARCDVEIHAANKLASKHQRLPLDALGAKLPRCDICQEKAAFIFCVEDRALFCRDCDEPIHVPGTLSGNHQRYLATGIRVGLGPVSACAAGDHGAAHDADHHAPPKVSCEPQPAARAQQVPSPPQFLPQDWAVDELLQFSDYESSDKLHKDSPLAFKELEWFTADMELFHDHAPKGGRATMEVPEFFASQAADDAAYYRPSRVAATAGVRQSKKARVEIPDDEDFFIVPDLG from the exons ATGCACCACTCGCGCTCGCCTGCTTCTGgatccctctcctcctcctcgccagtcccacctccccttcttcctcgcagCAGCCTTATCTCTTCTCCGGCTCAGCCTAGCAAAAGCGCTCTCCGGCCAGCGAGAAAGCAAGAAGGCGGAGGCATGAAGATCCAGTGCGACTCGTGCGGCGTCGCGGCGGCCACGGTGGTGTGCTGCGCGGACGAGGCGGCGCTGTGCGCGCGCTGCGACGTGGAGATCCACGCCGCTAACAAGCTCGCCAGCAAGCACCAGAGGCTCCCGCTCGACGCGCTCGGCGCCAAGCTCCCGCGCTGCGACATCTGCCAGGAGAAGGCCGCCTTCATCTTCTGCGTCGAGGACCGGGCGCTCTTCTGCCGCGACTGCGACGAGCCCATCCACGTCCCCGGCACGCTCTCCGGGAACCACCAGCGCTACCTCGCCACCGGCATCCGCGTCGGCCTCGGCCCCGTCTCCGCCTGCGCCGCCGGGGACCACGGCGCCGCCCACGACGCCGACCACCACGCCCCGCCCAAGGTCTCCTGCGAGCCCCAGCCCGCCGCCCGCGCGCAGCAGGTCCCCTCGCCGCCGCAGTTCCTGCCGCAGGACTGGGCCGTCGACGAGCTCCTGCAGTTCTCGGACTACGAGTCCAGCGACAAG CTGCACAAGGACTCGCCTCTCGCCTTCAAGGAGCTGGAGTGGTTCACCGCGGACATGGAGCTCTTCCACGACCACGCGCCCAAGGGCGGCAGGGCGACCATGGAGGTCCCCGAGTTCTTCGCCTCGCAGGCGGCAGACGACGCGGCCTACTACAGGCCGAGCAGagtcgccgccaccgccggcgtGCGCCAGAGCAAGAAGGCCCGCGTCGAGATCCCCGACGACGAGGACTTCTTCATCGTGCCTGATCTTGGCTAA
- the LOC125516808 gene encoding UBP1-associated protein 2B-like, which yields MRMLTYGIAADSADDYIRSAEATNLEACKKFVIKICEVFGDQYRCVCWKPGSRGCDKARTRGRTNSATNPQQPAADECKEEEIIEGLPEPFSRDELLDVLVQVRLRDPTLLSRLATSAASDAAHRRLYIHGLSPSGTSAALAAAFVPFGVLDGCHAVADRATGRCRGYGFIILRRCSSRRRALADSSKRVGGRPIACQFASVGPAGPSPGGTGRKLLVDRVPARTSIDELRRFFSEFGEIEAGSLVADHATGQFCGYATFLYKSPEGIAKGLEEPRKVFDGCELHCRHAQRQTKRKCATAAPEDTGCQINVTRAAAFQFPFRRRYSQLPPRSHF from the coding sequence ATGCGAATGCTAACTTATGGAATAGCAGCTGATAGTGCCGATGACTACATCCGGTCTGCAGAAGCTACTAATCTAGAGGCTTGCAAGAAGTTTGTGATCAAAATTTGTGAAGTCTTTGGGGACCAATACCGTTGTGTTTGCTGGAAACCAGGTAGCAGGGGTTGTGACAAAGCTAGGACAAGGGGAAGAACGAACTCCGCGACGAACccacaacagccggcggccgatGAGTGCAAGGAGGAGGAAATCATCGAGGGGCTTCCTGAGCCGTTCAGTAGGGACGAGCTCCTTGACGTCCTGGTCCAGGTCCGCCTCCGAGATCCCACCCTGCTCTCCCGCCTCGCCACCTCGGCGGCCTCCGACGCCGCGCATCGCCGCCTCTACATCCACGGCCTCAGCCCCAGCGGCACCTCCGCCGCGCTAGCCGCCGCCTTCGTCCCCTTTGGGGTCCTCGATGGGTGCCACGCCGTCGCTGACCGCGCCACCGGCCGCTGCCGCGGCTATGGCTTCATCATCCTCCGCCGATGCTCatcccgccgccgcgccctcGCGGACTCCTCCAAGCGCGTCGGGGGCCGCCCCATTGCCTGCCAGTTCGCCTCGGTCGGTCCCGCCGGCCCTTCCCCCGGAGGCACGGGCCGCAAGCTCTTAGTGGACAGGGTGCCCGCCCGCACCTCGATCGACGAGCTGAGGAGGTTCTTCTCCGAGTTCGGAGAGATCGAGGCAGGATCCCTCGTCGCCGACCACGCAACCGGGCAGTTCTGTGGGTACGCAACCTTCCTCTACAAGTCTCCCGAGGGGATCGCCAAGGGGCTTGAGGAGCCCAGGAAGGTGTTCGACGGGTGCGAGCTCCATTGCAGGCACGCACAGAGGCAGACCAAGAGGAAGTGTGCCACTGCCGCACCTGAAGACACCGGTTGCCAGATAAATGTCACTCGTGCAGCGGCCTTCCAATTTCCGTTCCGAAGGAGATACTCTCAACTTCCTCCACGCAGTCACTTCTAG
- the LOC125513728 gene encoding protein FLOWERING LOCUS T-like: protein MSRDPLVVGNVVGDILDPFIKSASLKVLYNNRELTNGSELKPSQVVNEPRIEIAGRDMRNLYTLVMVDPDSPSPSNPTKREYLHWLVTDIPESTDASYGNEIVSYESPKPTAGIHRFVFVIFRQSVQQTIYAPGWRPNFNSRDFSALYSLGPPVAAVFFNCQRETGCGGRRYIR, encoded by the exons ATGTCAAGGGATCCACTTGTTGTAGGCAATGTAGTTGGAGATATCTTGGACCCATTTATCAAATCAGCATCACTCAAAGTCTTATACAACAATAGGGAGCTGACTAATGGATCTGAGCTCAAGCCTTCACAAGTAGTCAATGAGCCACGGATCGAGATTGCTGGGCGTGACATGAGAAACCTTTACACTTTG GTAATGGTGGATCCTGACTCACCAAGTCCAAGCAATCCAACCAAAAGAGAATACCTTCATTG GTTAGTGACAGACATTCCGGAATCAACAGATGCAAGCTATG GAAACGAGATAGTCAGCTACGAAAGCCCAAAGCCAACAGCAGGAATACATCGCTTTGTCTTTGTGATTTTCCGCCAATCTGTCCAGCAGACCATTTATGCACCAGGATGGAGACCAAATTTCAACTCAAGGGACTTCTCAGCACTTTACAGTCTAGGCCCACCTGTGGCTGCAGTATTCTTCAACTGCCAAAGGGAGACCGGATGCGGTGGCAGACGATACATCAGATGA